Proteins encoded by one window of Chroococcidiopsis sp. TS-821:
- the egtB gene encoding ergothioneine biosynthesis protein EgtB, which translates to MSRRVAQPNILDQQRQQLKHALQQCRHSTLALFQAIDYDTFCRQAHPEFSPVGWHLGHIAYTEALWILEHCAKRPRLFPEFGRLFIADGLPKAERQNLPTLAQVQHYLDTVRSQVLEYLEIADLDQQERLWRWLIQHESQHSETIAFVLELLKVQSGYSVQDVPSAPPSEMIEIPAGYCELGNDSVDAMDNERPVHRVYLDTYWIDRYPTTCGQYQEFINAGGYQNSQWWSEAGWQWLQQAQVTHPLYWQNVTADSPVYGVSWYEAEAYARFVGKRLPTEAEWEKAASWDATHECRRTYPWGDTILGAQKCNYNCAVGRTTPVDTYPNGQSPYGCYDMLGNVWEWTASLFQGYPGFTHYPYIGYSQVYFDAQHYVLRGGSWATRPWALRCSFRNWYHPHIRQIFAGFRCAK; encoded by the coding sequence ATGTCTCGTCGAGTAGCTCAACCCAATATCTTAGACCAACAGCGACAACAGCTAAAACACGCGTTACAACAATGTCGTCACAGTACCCTCGCATTATTCCAAGCAATCGATTACGATACATTCTGCCGTCAGGCGCATCCCGAATTTAGCCCTGTAGGTTGGCATTTGGGTCATATTGCGTATACCGAAGCTTTGTGGATACTCGAACACTGCGCGAAAAGACCCCGTCTGTTTCCTGAGTTTGGTCGCTTATTTATCGCCGATGGTTTACCAAAAGCCGAACGCCAGAATTTACCGACACTCGCACAAGTTCAACACTACCTCGATACTGTGCGATCGCAAGTTCTGGAATACTTAGAAATTGCAGACCTCGACCAGCAAGAACGTCTCTGGCGTTGGCTCATTCAGCACGAAAGTCAGCACAGTGAAACGATCGCCTTCGTCTTAGAATTGCTAAAAGTTCAATCAGGCTATAGCGTTCAGGATGTACCCAGTGCGCCACCTTCAGAAATGATTGAAATTCCCGCAGGCTACTGCGAACTGGGAAACGATTCAGTTGATGCAATGGATAATGAGCGTCCGGTGCATCGCGTTTATTTAGATACTTACTGGATCGACCGTTATCCTACTACGTGCGGACAGTACCAGGAATTTATCAACGCTGGCGGCTATCAAAATTCCCAATGGTGGTCAGAGGCTGGTTGGCAATGGTTGCAACAAGCGCAAGTAACACACCCACTTTACTGGCAAAATGTCACTGCTGATTCTCCAGTATATGGCGTAAGTTGGTATGAAGCCGAAGCGTATGCGCGATTTGTCGGTAAGCGGCTACCAACCGAAGCTGAATGGGAAAAAGCTGCTAGTTGGGATGCTACGCACGAATGTCGCCGTACTTATCCTTGGGGAGATACTATACTAGGAGCTCAAAAATGTAATTACAACTGTGCTGTGGGAAGAACAACACCCGTCGATACTTATCCTAATGGGCAAAGTCCTTATGGTTGCTACGATATGCTAGGAAATGTTTGGGAGTGGACTGCATCGCTATTTCAGGGTTATCCAGGTTTTACACATTACCCTTACATCGGCTATTCCCAAGTTTATTTCGACGCGCAACATTATGTCCTACGCGGTGGTAGCTGGGCAACTCGTCCTTGGGCTTTACGCTGTAGCTTTCGCAACTGGTATCATCCGCACATCCGGCAAATCTTCGCAGGCTTTCGTTGTGCTAAGTGA
- the egtC gene encoding ergothioneine biosynthesis protein EgtC, with amino-acid sequence MCRLLAYLGSSILLDRILTKPEHSLIVQSYQPREMNSGLLNADGFGIGWYHAQKETNPFTYKNVLPIWNDTNLSSLGRYIESGCILGTVRSATAGQAVDLSNCQPFDYQQLLCIHNGRIENFRETLARPLRDRLSDVAYKSIKGSTDSEHFFALVIEELHKNPSATLTQALQNALLTLDQLTKLYNITASANMVISDGQQLVASRFATNTQTPSLYWLRDDPTYPESVIIASEPLFAGDWNPVPEQSLLTVGKDLNVQIAQL; translated from the coding sequence ATGTGCCGTTTGCTTGCTTATCTAGGTTCATCGATTTTACTTGACCGCATATTAACTAAGCCAGAACACTCATTGATTGTGCAAAGTTATCAGCCGCGCGAGATGAATTCGGGACTACTCAATGCTGACGGATTCGGAATTGGTTGGTATCACGCACAAAAGGAAACGAATCCGTTTACATACAAAAATGTACTGCCAATCTGGAACGACACGAATCTTTCGAGTTTGGGACGCTATATCGAATCAGGATGCATCTTAGGGACGGTACGCAGTGCAACAGCAGGTCAAGCGGTAGATCTCAGTAATTGTCAACCTTTTGATTATCAGCAGTTATTGTGCATTCATAACGGTCGAATCGAAAATTTTCGCGAGACACTCGCTAGACCATTACGCGATCGCTTAAGTGATGTGGCGTATAAATCAATTAAAGGTAGCACCGACTCCGAACACTTTTTCGCATTGGTGATTGAAGAATTACACAAAAACCCTAGTGCTACACTCACACAAGCACTGCAAAATGCTTTACTTACACTAGATCAATTAACGAAATTGTATAACATTACCGCATCCGCCAACATGGTTATCAGTGACGGACAGCAGCTAGTTGCTTCGCGGTTTGCGACTAACACGCAAACACCTTCACTTTATTGGCTACGCGACGATCCAACGTATCCAGAGTCAGTCATCATTGCTTCAGAACCTTTGTTTGCGGGTGATTGGAATCCTGTTCCTGAGCAAAGTCTTCTCACGGTAGGCAAAGACTTGAATGTTCAGATAGCTCAACTATAG
- a CDS encoding pentapeptide repeat-containing protein gives MNKLITRTSILWVTALGLFGCNTGTSTQEPQAVAQPPTQPVEQVAPTQPVAQAPTQSSDVQRLLNTRQCPGCNLSGADLQSANLEDANLQGANLQGANLQNADLERANLREANLQQANLRDADLERADLQAANLSNANLQSADLEEANLQNANFQNANLQNADLEDARVQGANFDGANLQGADLEGTNLRR, from the coding sequence ATGAATAAATTAATTACAAGAACATCAATTCTTTGGGTGACAGCCTTAGGTCTTTTTGGCTGCAATACTGGAACGTCAACGCAAGAGCCTCAAGCAGTTGCACAGCCTCCAACACAACCGGTAGAACAAGTAGCACCAACGCAACCAGTAGCACAAGCACCAACACAATCTTCTGACGTACAACGGTTACTCAATACTAGACAATGTCCGGGATGTAACCTAAGTGGTGCAGATCTGCAAAGCGCCAACTTAGAAGACGCAAACTTACAAGGCGCGAATCTTCAAGGTGCTAATCTCCAAAACGCTGACTTGGAAAGAGCAAATCTACGCGAGGCAAATCTACAGCAAGCTAACTTAAGAGATGCTGACCTAGAACGAGCAGATTTACAAGCGGCAAATCTCTCTAATGCAAATCTTCAAAGCGCTGATTTAGAAGAGGCTAATCTCCAAAATGCCAATTTCCAGAATGCTAACTTGCAAAATGCAGACTTGGAAGACGCTCGCGTACAAGGAGCTAACTTTGATGGGGCAAATCTCCAAGGTGCTGACCTAGAAGGAACGAATCTGAGAAGATAG
- a CDS encoding glucosidase — MTQEEIRLEEDRTRKAYWRRWGPYLSERQWGTVREDYSATGSAWDYFPHDHARSRAYRWGEDGIAGISDNHQRLCFAIALWNGVDPILKERIFGLTGPEGNHGEDVKEYYFYLDNTPSHAYMKCLYKYPQQAFPYAELVQENQRRGYHDPEFELLDTGIFDGDRYFDVFVEYAKNSDEDILIKIKVINRSSEEKTLHLLPTLWFRNTWSWEENSQKPLLKELKSNTFSIVEAAHPTLGERWLYCEAATELLFTENETNYERLFGEPNKSPYVKDSINDYVVRGKKEAVNPDRVGTKVSPYYVLSIGAGQEKVVCLRLCNTSNLTAPFGEEFEQIFATRQHEADEFYQRISPNVSDPDAQSVQRQAFAGLLWTKQFYHYVIEDWLNGDPTQPTPQRTYKRNQEWIHLFNDDILSMPDKWEFPWFAAWDLAFHVIPLAMIDPDFAKRQMDRLTREWYLHPNGQMPAYEWHFSDVNPPVHAWGTWRVYQIEKQMYGRADKDFLERVFQKLLLNFTWWVNRKDEEGNNVFQGGFLGLDNIGVFDRSSQLPTGGYLDQSDGTSWMGMYCLNMLAIALELAKDNPPYEDIASKFFEHFLYIADAMNHIGGTDVHLWDDNDNFYYDVLHFPHNERVHLKVRSMVGLVPLFGVEVLEQATLDAFPGFKKRFEWFINNRSNLTRNIACMEAEGVGERRLLAIVNQNKLRLILQKMLDETEFLSDYGVRSLSKFHAKNPYIFDAGNAQYRVDYEPAESTSGMFGGNSNWRGPVWFPMNFLIIESLQKYHNYLGDEFTVECPTGSGRYMNLEEVATELSQRLMRIFLRSGQRRPVFGGIEKFQNDPHWQNWILFHEYFNGNDGAGLGANHQTGWTGLVADLIHQAYQHAPSETERWQKSLKARVID; from the coding sequence ATGACTCAAGAAGAAATCAGACTCGAAGAAGACCGAACGCGTAAAGCCTATTGGCGACGTTGGGGACCTTATTTGAGCGAACGTCAATGGGGAACAGTGCGGGAAGATTACAGCGCGACTGGTTCAGCTTGGGATTATTTTCCTCACGATCATGCTCGCTCCCGTGCTTATCGCTGGGGAGAAGATGGCATTGCCGGAATTTCGGATAATCACCAGCGCTTGTGTTTTGCGATCGCGCTTTGGAATGGTGTCGATCCAATTCTTAAAGAACGTATTTTCGGCTTGACGGGACCTGAAGGCAATCACGGCGAGGATGTTAAAGAGTATTACTTTTATCTTGACAACACGCCCTCTCATGCTTATATGAAGTGTTTGTACAAGTATCCGCAGCAAGCCTTTCCCTATGCTGAATTAGTTCAAGAAAACCAGCGTCGTGGCTATCACGACCCAGAGTTTGAATTACTCGATACAGGAATCTTTGATGGCGATCGCTACTTTGATGTCTTCGTCGAATATGCCAAGAACTCCGACGAAGATATCTTAATTAAAATCAAAGTTATTAATCGCAGTTCCGAAGAAAAAACACTACACTTACTTCCAACATTATGGTTTCGGAATACCTGGTCGTGGGAAGAAAATAGCCAAAAACCTCTTTTAAAGGAACTTAAATCAAACACATTTAGCATCGTTGAAGCTGCACATCCAACATTAGGTGAAAGATGGCTGTATTGCGAAGCAGCTACAGAACTTTTATTTACGGAAAACGAAACTAATTACGAAAGATTATTTGGCGAACCTAATAAATCACCTTATGTAAAAGATAGTATCAATGATTACGTTGTTCGTGGTAAGAAAGAAGCGGTTAACCCCGATCGAGTAGGAACAAAAGTTTCTCCTTACTATGTATTAAGTATCGGTGCAGGACAAGAAAAAGTTGTTTGCTTAAGACTTTGCAATACATCAAATTTAACCGCGCCTTTTGGAGAAGAATTTGAGCAAATTTTTGCAACACGTCAACACGAAGCTGACGAGTTCTATCAACGTATTTCTCCTAACGTTAGCGACCCTGACGCGCAAAGCGTACAGCGTCAAGCCTTTGCTGGCTTACTTTGGACAAAGCAGTTTTATCATTACGTCATTGAAGATTGGTTAAACGGCGATCCGACTCAGCCTACACCACAGCGAACGTACAAACGCAATCAAGAATGGATTCATCTATTTAATGACGACATTCTTTCGATGCCTGATAAATGGGAATTTCCTTGGTTTGCCGCTTGGGATTTAGCTTTTCATGTTATACCGCTAGCGATGATCGATCCTGATTTTGCTAAGCGTCAAATGGATCGTCTAACTCGCGAATGGTATCTACATCCTAACGGACAAATGCCTGCGTATGAATGGCATTTTAGCGATGTTAATCCTCCTGTTCACGCTTGGGGAACTTGGCGCGTCTACCAAATTGAAAAACAAATGTATGGACGTGCAGATAAAGACTTTCTCGAACGCGTATTTCAGAAATTACTTTTGAATTTTACTTGGTGGGTAAATCGTAAAGATGAAGAAGGCAATAATGTCTTTCAAGGTGGCTTTTTGGGTTTAGATAATATTGGAGTTTTTGACCGAAGTTCGCAACTACCCACAGGAGGATATCTCGACCAATCGGATGGTACGAGTTGGATGGGGATGTATTGTTTAAATATGTTGGCGATCGCGCTTGAATTAGCCAAAGATAATCCCCCTTATGAAGATATTGCCAGTAAGTTTTTTGAACACTTTCTTTACATTGCTGATGCGATGAATCACATCGGCGGTACTGATGTCCACTTATGGGACGATAATGATAATTTCTACTACGATGTTTTACACTTTCCCCATAATGAGCGAGTTCATCTCAAAGTTCGTTCGATGGTTGGGCTGGTACCACTTTTTGGCGTAGAAGTTCTAGAACAAGCAACCTTAGATGCTTTTCCTGGTTTTAAGAAACGATTTGAGTGGTTTATTAATAATCGCTCGAATTTAACTAGGAACATTGCTTGCATGGAAGCAGAAGGTGTAGGAGAAAGACGATTACTTGCAATTGTTAATCAGAATAAGTTACGATTAATTCTCCAAAAAATGTTAGATGAAACTGAATTTTTGAGCGATTATGGTGTTCGCTCGCTTTCTAAGTTTCATGCAAAAAATCCCTACATTTTTGATGCGGGAAATGCGCAGTATCGCGTAGATTATGAGCCAGCAGAGTCTACAAGTGGAATGTTTGGCGGAAATTCCAATTGGCGCGGTCCTGTGTGGTTTCCGATGAATTTCCTAATTATTGAATCGCTGCAAAAGTATCATAACTATTTAGGCGATGAGTTCACCGTAGAGTGTCCTACAGGATCAGGTAGATACATGAACCTAGAAGAAGTAGCTACCGAGTTATCACAGCGATTAATGCGGATATTTCTACGTTCAGGACAGCGTAGACCTGTGTTTGGCGGAATCGAGAAGTTCCAAAACGACCCGCATTGGCAAAATTGGATTTTATTCCATGAATATTTTAATGGCAATGATGGCGCAGGACTAGGAGCAAATCATCAAACAGGTTGGACAGGTTTAGTCGCTGACTTGATTCATCAAGCATATCAGCACGCACCTTCTGAAACTGAGCGATGGCAAAAATCCTTAAAAGCAAGAGTGATTGATTAA
- a CDS encoding thylakoid membrane photosystem I accumulation factor — translation MLCSWRRFVVVCLLILGCQYTLVTPIAFAGISDDSFEGNVFILYGGNASLVPPKVKLEESLKRDKPTLLIFYIDDSSDCKQYAPVVTRLQAFYGRVVDFIPVSVDTIGLKETYAPTEPGYYYSGVVPQLVVFNQSGDVVLNETGQVPFEKVDDIFRDLFDLLPRSESVELKRRPINEFSSELAE, via the coding sequence ATGCTCTGCTCTTGGCGGCGTTTTGTTGTCGTTTGCCTGCTCATTCTGGGTTGCCAATATACGCTAGTGACACCAATAGCCTTCGCTGGCATTAGCGACGATAGTTTTGAGGGCAATGTATTTATTTTGTATGGTGGAAATGCCTCACTTGTGCCACCCAAAGTAAAGCTAGAAGAATCATTGAAGCGCGATAAGCCTACTTTACTCATTTTTTATATAGATGACAGCAGCGACTGTAAGCAATACGCTCCAGTAGTTACACGCTTGCAAGCTTTTTACGGACGTGTGGTAGATTTCATTCCAGTCAGTGTAGACACTATTGGATTGAAAGAAACATACGCACCTACTGAACCAGGCTATTACTACTCAGGAGTTGTGCCGCAACTTGTTGTATTTAATCAGTCGGGGGATGTTGTGCTGAATGAAACAGGACAAGTACCCTTCGAGAAAGTTGACGATATTTTTAGAGATCTCTTTGATCTACTACCGCGATCTGAATCAGTAGAGTTAAAACGTCGTCCGATCAATGAATTTAGTTCTGAACTAGCTGAGTAA
- a CDS encoding pentapeptide repeat-containing protein translates to MNRFAAKTTLVGTIALSSLGFVFGSVLNIPQAIAQSTQQSPEVQRLLNTKQCPGCNLRGANLRNADLEQANLSGANLQGANLQNADLEKANLQGANLQQANLSDADLQEANLQNANLRNANLRSADLEDANLQGTNLDGANLQGADLEGTIRANQNR, encoded by the coding sequence ATGAATCGGTTCGCTGCGAAAACAACGCTTGTAGGAACTATTGCACTAAGTTCTTTAGGTTTTGTATTCGGATCTGTACTCAACATACCCCAAGCGATCGCACAATCAACGCAACAATCCCCTGAAGTACAGCGGTTACTCAACACCAAACAATGTCCTGGCTGCAACCTTCGTGGTGCTAACCTGCGAAATGCCGATTTAGAACAAGCAAACCTGAGCGGCGCTAATCTTCAAGGAGCCAATCTACAGAATGCTGACTTGGAAAAGGCTAATCTTCAAGGTGCTAACTTACAACAAGCAAACTTGAGCGATGCAGACTTACAAGAGGCAAACTTACAAAATGCAAACTTACGAAACGCTAACTTGCGAAGCGCCGATCTAGAAGATGCAAATCTGCAAGGAACGAACCTCGATGGAGCTAATTTGCAAGGAGCCGATTTAGAAGGAACTATTCGCGCTAATCAAAATCGGTAA
- the egtD gene encoding L-histidine N(alpha)-methyltransferase yields the protein MSLSKAASNTLEFTPRRLQIEYLIDSTAQAKTIDGNDVIQGLTQHPKSLPARYFYDDRGSQLFEQICTLPEYYLTRTETAILQEYASEIAQITGACELVELGSGSSTKTRILLDAYKQLGYPLHYLPIDVSAGILESSAKQLLADYPSLQVHALVSTYELALEKLIPTQLASRMICFIGSTLGNLTPNECNTFFAQVTAALQPGEYFLLGVDLQKPKEILEAAYNDRQGVTAAFNLNMLQHLNARFGGDFDLQQFEHWAFYNETQHQIEMHLRSRRSQTVCLRALDLAVEFATDETILTEISRKFNLNTIQQELAQQNLKPVQAWTDPKQWFGLILCQLQA from the coding sequence ATGTCCTTATCCAAAGCTGCAAGCAATACGTTAGAATTTACACCTCGACGCTTGCAGATCGAGTATTTGATTGACTCTACCGCACAAGCGAAGACAATTGACGGCAATGACGTCATTCAAGGCTTAACTCAACATCCCAAGTCACTTCCAGCACGATACTTTTACGACGATCGAGGTTCTCAACTGTTTGAGCAAATTTGCACGTTACCAGAGTATTATCTCACGCGCACAGAAACCGCGATCTTGCAAGAATATGCATCAGAAATTGCTCAGATTACTGGGGCTTGCGAACTTGTAGAACTTGGTAGTGGAAGTTCGACAAAAACGCGTATTCTCTTGGATGCTTACAAACAACTCGGCTACCCTTTACACTACCTACCCATTGATGTCAGTGCTGGTATTTTAGAAAGCAGTGCAAAACAACTATTAGCTGATTATCCATCGTTGCAAGTCCACGCGCTCGTTAGTACCTATGAATTAGCGCTAGAAAAGCTAATTCCTACACAACTTGCTAGCCGGATGATTTGTTTTATCGGTAGCACCTTAGGAAATCTTACTCCCAATGAGTGCAATACCTTTTTCGCGCAGGTTACTGCTGCATTGCAGCCTGGGGAATATTTTTTATTAGGAGTAGACTTACAAAAGCCAAAAGAAATCCTCGAAGCCGCTTATAACGATCGCCAAGGTGTCACAGCGGCTTTTAATTTAAATATGCTACAACACCTCAACGCGCGCTTTGGTGGCGATTTTGACTTACAGCAGTTTGAACATTGGGCATTCTACAACGAAACTCAGCATCAAATTGAAATGCATTTACGCAGTCGGCGATCACAAACTGTTTGTTTACGCGCTTTAGATCTCGCGGTCGAATTTGCTACTGATGAAACCATCCTTACGGAAATTTCGCGTAAATTTAATCTCAATACCATTCAACAAGAACTTGCCCAGCAAAACCTAAAACCAGTTCAAGCCTGGACAGATCCAAAACAATGGTTTGGCTTGATCCTGTGTCAATTGCAAGCTTAA